A window from Candidatus Nitrosotenuis uzonensis encodes these proteins:
- a CDS encoding ArsR/SmtB family transcription factor — translation MNGITLLKCICEETRFNILELLQKNNEMSVNDLVMKLKKDQPLVSHHLRLLKECGIVTASERGKMTMYAIANKDISRMISEIVETSEKMATVCCETPGCC, via the coding sequence ATGAATGGCATAACCCTGCTCAAATGCATATGCGAGGAAACGCGCTTTAACATACTGGAGCTATTGCAGAAAAACAACGAGATGTCAGTAAACGATCTTGTCATGAAGCTAAAAAAGGATCAGCCACTAGTCTCACATCACCTACGCTTGCTAAAAGAGTGTGGCATTGTAACTGCCAGTGAGAGAGGCAAGATGACAATGTATGCGATTGCAAACAAAGACATCTCAAGGATGATAAGCGAGATAGTCGAGACTTCAGAGAAGATGGCCACTGTATGCTGCGAGACACCAGGCTGCTGCTAA
- a CDS encoding arsenate reductase ArsC: protein MPSKKVLFVCVENAGRSQMAEGFFRKYCPSGYEPQSAGTKPIGTINPLAVQVMREAGVDITNQTPKTISNSMIEEAFQIVNMGCMDKESCPALFVRGIVDWSIPDPKGKTIDEVRKIRDDIERRVRDLCKTLE, encoded by the coding sequence ATGCCTTCGAAGAAAGTACTTTTTGTATGCGTGGAAAACGCAGGTAGGAGCCAGATGGCAGAAGGTTTTTTCAGAAAGTACTGTCCTTCAGGATACGAACCGCAGAGTGCTGGAACAAAGCCAATAGGGACAATAAATCCTCTTGCGGTGCAGGTAATGCGTGAGGCGGGGGTGGACATTACAAATCAGACTCCAAAGACTATCTCAAATTCAATGATAGAAGAGGCTTTCCAGATAGTCAACATGGGCTGCATGGACAAAGAATCATGTCCTGCCCTGTTTGTCAGGGGAATTGTAGACTGGTCCATTCCGGATCCAAAGGGAAAGACAATCGATGAGGTGAGGAAAATTCGTGATGATATAGAAAGGAGAGTGCGCGATCTTTGCAAAACCTTGGAATGA
- a CDS encoding MIP/aquaporin family protein, with protein sequence MKGLSINQKIFFAELIGTFVVVVCATGSVVANVKSGGTIGLWFEAFAPFVAVALMVYAFGRISLAHFNPAVTVSYFISKHITKRQFFIYLTAEAIGAVLATLFVKNVIGTEGNLGANAPNYSFPIPMIFGIEVLASLLLMAVIMCVVHTKGLRGFSGIAIGGIIGLDIFFLSFISGASMNPIRALTPALFSGVLGDLWLYWSATFVGTSIVGFIYRRKFVRK encoded by the coding sequence ATGAAAGGATTGTCAATAAATCAGAAGATCTTTTTTGCCGAGCTTATCGGCACTTTTGTCGTTGTGGTGTGCGCAACTGGATCTGTGGTGGCCAATGTAAAGTCTGGCGGAACGATCGGGTTGTGGTTTGAGGCCTTTGCCCCATTTGTAGCCGTGGCATTAATGGTTTATGCATTTGGAAGGATATCTCTTGCCCATTTTAACCCAGCTGTAACTGTATCGTATTTTATATCAAAACACATCACAAAGCGACAATTCTTCATCTATCTTACAGCTGAAGCAATAGGGGCTGTTCTGGCCACACTATTTGTAAAAAATGTGATTGGCACCGAAGGTAATCTAGGTGCCAACGCACCGAACTATTCATTTCCGATTCCTATGATATTCGGAATAGAGGTTCTTGCAAGTCTTCTTTTAATGGCCGTGATAATGTGTGTAGTTCACACAAAGGGATTGCGGGGATTTAGCGGAATCGCAATAGGTGGAATAATCGGCCTTGACATATTCTTTTTATCGTTCATTTCAGGTGCATCCATGAATCCTATACGAGCTCTCACACCGGCTTTATTTTCTGGCGTGCTAGGTGATTTGTGGCTGTATTGGAGCGCAACGTTTGTAGGTACATCTATAGTCGGATTTATCTACAGACGCAAATTTGTTCGCAAATAG
- a CDS encoding P-II family nitrogen regulator, translating to MKLYDVKLLSVTCEILAQKNVIEILGKHQVSGYTVWEAEGNGDKGIRGKGLQNEKNVKIEVILPQNKLQDVTEEIARTLFSDYAIVLYVSDVKVLRPEKFD from the coding sequence ATGAAGCTTTACGATGTAAAACTACTCAGTGTGACATGTGAGATTCTAGCACAAAAGAACGTAATTGAGATACTTGGAAAACATCAGGTATCTGGGTACACTGTATGGGAAGCAGAAGGAAACGGCGATAAGGGAATACGAGGCAAAGGATTGCAAAATGAAAAGAATGTGAAAATCGAGGTAATACTTCCCCAGAATAAGCTTCAAGACGTTACAGAAGAAATTGCCAGAACTTTGTTTTCAGATTACGCCATAGTGCTCTATGTGTCTGATGTCAAAGTTCTCAGGCCAGAAAAATTCGACTGA
- a CDS encoding sodium-dependent bicarbonate transport family permease produces the protein MDILGLIQDNILTPIVLFFILGIVAARIKSDLKIPEAISEFLPIYLLAAIGLHGGIEMRKTGFESMMIPMLVAIVLSLLMTLNHYQILRRLGKFNVFDSYALASTYGAVGAVTFSVGLSFLKNQGIESEGYIAAILAVLEPLAFILAIFMTNMVVSKQMLAKKQAFAKNAEIENDGLGMLEIDSSKTKLFQVLRESITGKAVVILIGSIIIGYTIGKEGFAPIKLLFEDLFVGAIVIFLIEMGIIAGHRLDDVKKVGVFLIGFSLAIPTLNGIIGVFVATYLGLSVGGTVMFGLLLASASFIAAPAVLRTAIPQAKPSLYITSALGITFPYNIIILLPVMLTISTIIHDWPATDLFGYWSHDL, from the coding sequence ATGGACATATTAGGCCTAATTCAAGACAATATTCTAACCCCTATTGTGCTATTTTTCATTTTGGGTATAGTAGCTGCGCGGATAAAATCGGATCTGAAAATTCCGGAGGCAATATCAGAGTTTCTACCCATATACCTACTTGCCGCAATTGGGCTTCATGGCGGAATTGAGATGAGGAAAACAGGATTTGAAAGTATGATGATCCCCATGTTGGTTGCAATAGTACTGTCTTTGCTCATGACGCTCAATCACTATCAGATACTCCGCCGGTTGGGAAAGTTCAACGTGTTTGACTCGTATGCACTTGCATCAACATATGGTGCTGTCGGCGCGGTAACATTCTCTGTTGGCCTTTCATTTTTGAAAAACCAGGGAATAGAATCTGAAGGATATATCGCAGCCATATTAGCTGTGCTTGAACCCCTTGCATTCATACTTGCAATATTCATGACAAATATGGTAGTATCAAAGCAAATGCTAGCAAAAAAACAGGCATTTGCAAAGAACGCTGAGATTGAAAACGATGGACTAGGCATGTTGGAAATTGATTCCAGTAAAACCAAGCTTTTCCAAGTGTTGCGAGAATCCATTACAGGCAAGGCCGTCGTGATCCTGATTGGAAGTATCATAATTGGATATACCATAGGAAAGGAAGGGTTTGCGCCGATAAAGCTCCTTTTTGAGGATCTGTTTGTGGGAGCCATCGTCATATTTCTGATAGAGATGGGAATAATTGCAGGACATCGTCTTGATGATGTAAAAAAGGTAGGGGTTTTTCTGATAGGGTTTTCACTTGCAATCCCAACACTAAACGGCATAATCGGAGTTTTTGTGGCTACATATCTAGGCCTTAGTGTTGGCGGCACAGTAATGTTTGGGCTTCTTCTTGCTAGTGCCTCCTTTATTGCAGCTCCTGCAGTGCTTAGGACTGCCATACCGCAAGCAAAACCCAGTCTATACATTACATCCGCTCTGGGAATTACTTTTCCGTATAACATTATCATATTACTGCCTGTAATGCTGACTATATCCACCATAATTCACGACTGGCCGGCAACAGACTTATTCGGTTATTGGAGTCATGATCTGTGA